A section of the Arabiibacter massiliensis genome encodes:
- a CDS encoding DNA-3-methyladenine glycosylase produces MVREVRYFEYGGEETSWLAARDPRMAEVIAAVGPIRREVHPDLFAALVNSIVGQQISTKAQATIWRRVVDALGDVTPERIDALSDGELQAFGLSFRKVGYIKGAAARVLSGELDLDGIAQLPDDEVRRELSALPGIGVWTAEMLMTFSLQRPDIMSYGDLAIQRGLRMLHHHRRITPELFAKYRRRYSPYGTVASLYLWEVAGGAVPGLRDWAPKPKPKKK; encoded by the coding sequence ATGGTCCGCGAGGTGCGCTATTTCGAGTACGGGGGCGAGGAGACGTCCTGGCTGGCCGCGCGCGATCCGCGGATGGCCGAGGTCATCGCGGCGGTGGGGCCTATCCGTCGCGAGGTGCACCCGGACCTGTTCGCCGCGCTCGTGAACTCCATCGTGGGGCAGCAGATTTCGACGAAGGCGCAGGCCACCATCTGGCGGCGCGTCGTGGACGCGCTCGGCGACGTGACGCCCGAGCGCATTGACGCGCTCTCCGACGGCGAGCTGCAGGCGTTCGGCCTGTCGTTTCGCAAGGTGGGCTACATCAAGGGCGCGGCCGCGCGCGTGCTTTCGGGCGAGCTCGACCTGGACGGCATCGCCCAGCTGCCCGACGACGAGGTGCGCCGAGAGCTTTCGGCGCTGCCCGGCATCGGCGTGTGGACGGCCGAGATGCTCATGACGTTCTCGCTGCAGCGCCCCGACATCATGAGCTACGGCGACCTGGCCATCCAGCGCGGCCTGCGCATGCTGCACCACCATCGCCGCATCACGCCCGAGCTGTTCGCGAAGTACCGCCGCCGCTACTCGCCGTACGGCACCGTGGCCAGCCTGTATCTGTGGGAGGTGGCCGGCGGCGCGGTGCCGGGCCTGCGCGATTGGGCGCCGAAGCCGAAGCCTAAGAAGAAGTAG
- a CDS encoding helix-turn-helix domain-containing protein, with translation MAFDQGSVVYDPEELGRAIRARRKKLGYTQGQVAAFNRCSVRFVSELERGKSGAGIGQVLRIMNSIGLDLAAIERG, from the coding sequence ATGGCCTTCGACCAAGGAAGCGTCGTGTACGACCCGGAGGAGCTCGGGCGCGCCATCCGCGCGCGCCGGAAGAAGCTCGGCTACACGCAGGGCCAGGTGGCCGCGTTCAACCGGTGCAGCGTGCGCTTCGTGAGCGAGCTGGAACGCGGGAAGAGCGGCGCGGGCATCGGCCAGGTGCTCCGCATCATGAACAGCATCGGACTCGACCTCGCCGCGATCGAAAGGGGCTAG
- a CDS encoding 4Fe-4S binding protein → MANMTNFFGLLEQLQSADITVHQNRCAVVRNRNATCMKCAEVCTSGCISYDDNELIIAPERCIGCGTCATVCPTCALEAHRPNDAELLHSCLAAAKAADGEVIVACEQILAAAEGLFDPDKVVGVTCLGRVEESLLVTLAVAGVKHVSLVQAKCEECEHSTGFRMAELVRDTANTLLETWKSGMRVDLAKKFPSVARLAAEGKGYDASRRGFFASVKDEAKTAAAVTADYAVKDALGVEDAPEPKYVKVMADGTLPHFVPDRRERLLDGLAALGEPEDVMIDTRLWGHVIIDPEKCSSCQMCATFCPTGAISKFKDDDGTFGVQHAPADCVKCRCCTDICPEGALELSEEVFAVDLLSGAVERYEMKPMKNPPGNPHQIWHSMKDLLGCDQVYER, encoded by the coding sequence ATGGCGAACATGACGAATTTCTTCGGTCTGCTCGAACAACTGCAGAGCGCCGACATCACGGTCCACCAGAACCGCTGCGCCGTCGTGCGCAACCGCAACGCGACGTGCATGAAATGCGCCGAGGTCTGCACGTCCGGCTGCATCTCCTACGACGACAACGAGCTGATCATCGCACCCGAGAGGTGCATCGGCTGCGGCACCTGCGCCACCGTGTGCCCCACCTGCGCGCTCGAGGCGCACCGGCCGAACGACGCCGAGCTCCTGCACTCGTGTTTGGCTGCGGCGAAGGCAGCCGACGGCGAGGTGATCGTCGCGTGCGAGCAGATTTTGGCGGCGGCCGAAGGCCTGTTCGACCCTGATAAGGTGGTGGGCGTCACGTGCCTCGGGCGCGTGGAGGAGAGCCTGCTGGTCACGCTGGCCGTGGCAGGCGTGAAGCACGTGAGCCTCGTGCAGGCCAAATGCGAGGAATGCGAGCACAGCACCGGCTTCCGCATGGCCGAGCTGGTGCGCGACACGGCCAACACGCTGCTCGAGACGTGGAAGAGCGGCATGCGCGTGGACCTGGCCAAGAAGTTCCCGTCCGTGGCGCGCCTCGCTGCGGAGGGGAAGGGTTACGACGCGAGCCGCCGCGGGTTCTTCGCCAGCGTGAAGGACGAGGCCAAGACGGCCGCGGCGGTCACCGCCGACTACGCCGTGAAGGACGCGCTGGGGGTGGAGGACGCGCCCGAGCCCAAGTACGTGAAGGTGATGGCCGACGGCACGCTTCCGCATTTCGTGCCCGACCGGCGCGAGCGGCTGCTGGACGGCCTGGCCGCGCTCGGCGAGCCCGAGGACGTGATGATCGACACCAGGCTGTGGGGCCACGTGATCATCGATCCCGAGAAGTGCAGCTCGTGCCAGATGTGCGCGACGTTCTGCCCGACCGGGGCCATCTCGAAGTTCAAGGACGACGACGGCACGTTCGGCGTGCAGCACGCGCCGGCCGACTGCGTGAAGTGCCGCTGCTGCACCGACATCTGCCCCGAGGGCGCGCTCGAGCTGTCCGAGGAGGTGTTCGCGGTCGACCTCCTGTCCGGTGCCGTCGAGCGCTACGAGATGAAGCCCATGAAGAACCCTCCGGGCAACCCCCACCAGATCTGGCATTCCATGAAGGACCTCCTCGGCTGCGACCAAGTGTACGAGCGGTAG
- a CDS encoding HipA domain-containing protein, which translates to MDALEVFRFFNGEFEKTGALEREGRETTFAYDPQYLASAHPDPLSFSLPLRSEPFLPHEHEGFFEGIVPEGHTRQELSHRLGVSPSDWLSMLARLNCECVGALMFRTPDACPEDFAPAYEPFAFERFEELLAAPAYAATLEMELTRLSLAGAQAKIGLCHAGDNPRDNWLAPLGTAPSTHIVKIPDERHPHLAVNEHLCMEAARACGLSAAETFVIPGKRPLLAVRRFDRAVADDASAPIRLHQEDFCQAAGFPSYGKYELEFTDNYAAIANRVLNRCSSDLIRDKTEFARQIAFDYLIGNCDNHLKNYSLLYSPDWKRRALAPAYDLVSTTVLGYSRVMGISIGDTRELDEITREDWRLFAGDLEMPEGIVFDALAGLSDAIPEALRSKAAEEPAPHAHEVAEAIIEDMRPRTTSL; encoded by the coding sequence ATGGACGCCCTCGAAGTCTTCCGCTTCTTCAACGGCGAATTCGAGAAAACCGGCGCCCTTGAACGCGAGGGACGGGAGACGACGTTCGCGTACGATCCGCAGTACCTGGCAAGCGCGCATCCCGATCCCCTGTCGTTCTCGCTCCCCCTGCGAAGCGAGCCTTTCCTGCCGCACGAGCACGAAGGGTTCTTCGAGGGCATCGTCCCCGAGGGCCACACGCGCCAAGAGCTCTCCCACCGCCTGGGCGTGTCGCCCTCCGACTGGCTCAGCATGCTCGCACGGCTCAATTGCGAATGCGTCGGCGCGCTCATGTTCCGCACGCCCGACGCGTGTCCGGAGGACTTCGCACCTGCGTACGAGCCCTTCGCTTTCGAGCGCTTCGAGGAGCTTCTCGCCGCCCCGGCTTACGCCGCCACGTTGGAGATGGAGCTGACCAGGCTGTCGCTTGCCGGAGCGCAGGCGAAGATAGGGCTGTGCCATGCAGGGGACAACCCTCGCGACAACTGGCTCGCGCCGCTCGGCACCGCCCCGTCGACCCACATCGTCAAGATCCCTGACGAGCGGCATCCGCATCTCGCCGTCAACGAGCACCTGTGCATGGAGGCGGCGCGCGCTTGCGGCCTGAGCGCCGCGGAGACCTTCGTCATTCCCGGGAAGAGGCCCCTTCTCGCCGTGCGGCGATTCGACCGTGCGGTCGCCGACGACGCGAGCGCGCCCATCCGCCTGCATCAAGAGGACTTCTGCCAGGCCGCCGGATTCCCCTCGTACGGCAAGTACGAGCTCGAGTTCACCGACAACTACGCCGCGATCGCCAACCGCGTTTTGAACCGCTGCTCGTCTGACCTCATCCGCGACAAGACGGAGTTCGCGCGCCAGATTGCGTTCGACTACCTCATCGGCAACTGCGACAACCATCTGAAGAACTACTCGCTGCTCTACTCGCCCGACTGGAAGAGGCGCGCCCTGGCGCCGGCGTACGATCTCGTGTCCACCACCGTTTTGGGATACTCGCGGGTCATGGGCATCTCGATCGGCGACACTCGCGAGCTCGACGAGATCACGCGCGAGGACTGGCGGCTGTTCGCCGGCGACCTGGAGATGCCCGAAGGGATCGTCTTCGACGCGCTCGCCGGCCTGAGCGACGCCATCCCCGAGGCCCTCAGGTCGAAGGCGGCAGAGGAGCCCGCCCCGCACGCCCATGAGGTGGCCGAGGCCATCATCGAAGACATGCGCCCGCGGACGACCTCCCTCTAG
- a CDS encoding LysR family transcriptional regulator: protein MHISYLKEFVELVYCLNYSEASRNLNTAQSTLSKHVLALERECGAELLVRSSAQVRLTQEGQALFEGALDIIDAHDRTLERIAELKKDPPITVGGLYRNPHLVRIVNAILNRQRENGSPLGVRYDNSRQRPFVELVENGTLDVAFTMMEHGAEPPEGLAALHLFDDPLVAIMMKDHPLADRASLQVGDLDKQKLLSPDGVYAIAGAKIARKLFASKGAQPIYRPVFLQSVQDFPTLDIADNLLVVERSLQQQQPLTDDHRVLPFDDEDACFPFYAVYRQEPRSQAIARFVEELEEEARRFREGR, encoded by the coding sequence ATGCACATCTCGTATCTGAAGGAGTTCGTGGAGCTGGTCTACTGCCTCAACTACAGCGAGGCGTCGCGCAACCTCAACACCGCTCAGTCCACGCTGAGCAAGCACGTGCTGGCTCTGGAGCGTGAATGCGGCGCCGAGCTGCTTGTGCGCTCGAGCGCGCAGGTGCGGCTCACGCAGGAGGGGCAGGCGCTGTTCGAGGGGGCGCTCGACATCATCGACGCGCACGACCGCACCCTCGAGCGCATCGCCGAGTTGAAGAAGGATCCGCCGATCACCGTGGGAGGACTGTACCGCAATCCGCACCTCGTGCGCATCGTCAACGCCATCCTCAACCGTCAGCGCGAAAACGGCTCGCCCCTCGGCGTGCGCTACGACAACAGCCGCCAGCGCCCCTTCGTCGAGCTGGTGGAGAACGGCACGCTCGACGTCGCGTTCACCATGATGGAGCACGGCGCCGAGCCGCCGGAGGGCCTCGCGGCGCTGCACCTGTTCGACGACCCGCTCGTGGCCATCATGATGAAGGACCATCCCCTCGCCGACCGCGCGTCCCTGCAGGTGGGCGACCTCGACAAGCAGAAGCTGCTCTCGCCCGACGGGGTGTACGCCATCGCCGGGGCGAAGATCGCGCGCAAGCTGTTCGCCAGCAAGGGCGCTCAGCCCATCTACCGGCCCGTGTTCCTGCAGTCGGTGCAGGACTTCCCCACGCTCGACATCGCCGACAACCTGCTGGTGGTGGAGCGCTCGCTGCAACAGCAGCAGCCCCTCACCGACGACCATCGCGTGCTGCCGTTCGACGACGAGGACGCGTGCTTCCCGTTCTACGCGGTGTATCGGCAGGAGCCGCGCAGCCAGGCGATCGCGCGGTTCGTCGAGGAGCTGGAGGAAGAGGCCCGCCGGTTCCGCGAGGGTCGGTGA
- a CDS encoding cytochrome c3 family protein codes for MTSQARTADRRLVVLAVFGAVLALTAALWSLAGCAPQEAADAPAPQGQEQKDAAGSGASAMDGQPVNWTMDSDCAMCHTSEAASETDAACPQGTAHKAEGVTCAQCHTDEQALSTAHADVKFGDKPAAKPSVITVDPATCESCHGTLEEVAAKTADSTALTDDKGTTVNPHERPAGEKHEANPATCTDCHNNHSKDLPKDAMKYCAQCHHRGTFECGTCHEIRDR; via the coding sequence ATGACCTCTCAAGCACGCACCGCCGATCGGCGCCTCGTCGTGCTCGCCGTCTTCGGCGCCGTCCTCGCGCTCACGGCCGCGCTGTGGTCGCTCGCCGGCTGCGCGCCGCAAGAGGCTGCCGACGCGCCCGCGCCCCAGGGCCAGGAGCAGAAGGACGCCGCCGGCTCCGGCGCGTCCGCCATGGACGGCCAGCCCGTCAACTGGACGATGGACAGCGACTGCGCGATGTGCCACACGAGCGAGGCCGCGTCCGAGACCGACGCCGCCTGCCCGCAGGGTACGGCGCACAAGGCCGAGGGCGTGACCTGTGCCCAGTGCCACACCGACGAGCAGGCGCTTTCGACCGCGCACGCCGATGTGAAGTTCGGCGACAAGCCGGCTGCGAAGCCTTCTGTGATCACCGTCGACCCCGCCACCTGCGAGTCGTGCCACGGCACGCTGGAGGAGGTGGCCGCCAAGACGGCCGACTCCACGGCGCTCACCGACGACAAGGGCACCACGGTGAACCCGCACGAGCGTCCCGCCGGCGAGAAGCACGAGGCGAACCCCGCCACCTGCACCGACTGCCACAACAACCACTCGAAGGACCTGCCCAAGGACGCGATGAAGTACTGCGCCCAGTGCCACCACCGCGGCACGTTCGAGTGCGGCACCTGCCACGAGATTCGCGACCGCTAG
- a CDS encoding molybdopterin-dependent oxidoreductase has protein sequence MGHLKCTRRTFMKCAAVTGAALGLSTTAAASAFAESASAPAGEVRKVRSHCRACGKMECGTWVWVQDGRVIDITGDESAITSRGNLCAKGKSAAQALYHPERLRYPMKRTNPKGEDPGWVRISWDEAIEAGAKGFQELIDKYGGPSIKSLHGTSRITSYGSMMFGYYVGSPNGGCTAGQVCKGPRTEAGALTCFPAHWISLNDGVEVFFQWGTNQEISNYDNANRVTVDAQVNARTSICVGPRLQNLGKEADIRVHLRPGTDDAFGMALLNVIVNEMESYDQLFVKKWTNGPFLYVQELEPSGFSWTAHLDNQGYPLNIRTRLLKESDVREGGSPKRFMVWDKKNERLTWFDSETALWEGETSYAKPTEIVKHGEGYLVEDNGFAIDIDPAIDGTYEVQLKDGRTVSATPTFELFSQRIAEWDVEKTAEHCWVEPDVIRAVAEEYGCKLMQGGIQYQLALEHAGNAVQATRIPLILSALMGNLDTPGGNRGGETVHYLYNIFINYATPFGAPMQAPELRARVAGGDKFPLIPFFQTIGGAAFHHDQTSATDMVLTGKPYPIRGMISSTGTHHHSGNATKNWEAFKSLDFYWAAELWFAPTVELADILVPAAHFLEIDNLRISQGAESGFGAQVAAVKPLAEARWDTPQIIQILKKMGIPWWPASAETAPPFWPKEWLSTQWPDEKQVNELAILHSTHGMQIPGPEGDKLEFKDWDDFMRQYQEHGQWDLRKVSPIGYFRRHLLGYMRKDGLPGFETPTTRFELFSTILESYHPGEELPVVREPLESPYSTPDVHTEYPIILTTGRRIPVFFHSEGRQQPYCREQAVVPTFQINPETAAELGIEQGDWCWIESRRGKVRQVADLFYGIAPGVAEADHGWWFPELPAPSHGWELSNINALVDDQAQDPISGATTLRAYLVKIYKATPENCLGGVVVPCAVEDGTPIIAEPDDPRLKKWMPVKAEEEV, from the coding sequence ATGGGGCATTTGAAGTGCACGCGCCGCACCTTCATGAAGTGCGCCGCCGTCACGGGGGCCGCGCTGGGCTTGTCGACGACGGCCGCCGCTTCGGCGTTCGCTGAAAGCGCGTCAGCGCCGGCGGGCGAGGTGCGCAAGGTGAGGAGCCACTGCCGCGCGTGCGGCAAGATGGAGTGTGGCACCTGGGTGTGGGTGCAGGACGGCCGCGTGATCGACATCACGGGCGACGAGAGCGCCATCACGAGCCGTGGCAACCTGTGCGCGAAGGGGAAGTCCGCCGCCCAGGCGCTCTACCACCCCGAGCGCCTGCGCTACCCGATGAAGCGCACGAACCCCAAGGGCGAAGATCCCGGCTGGGTGCGCATCAGCTGGGACGAGGCCATCGAGGCCGGCGCCAAGGGGTTCCAGGAGCTCATCGACAAGTACGGCGGGCCGTCCATCAAGTCGCTGCACGGCACGAGCCGCATCACCAGCTACGGCTCCATGATGTTCGGCTACTACGTGGGCAGCCCCAATGGCGGCTGCACGGCGGGCCAGGTGTGCAAGGGCCCGCGCACCGAGGCGGGGGCGCTCACGTGCTTCCCGGCGCACTGGATCTCGCTCAACGACGGCGTGGAGGTGTTCTTCCAGTGGGGCACCAACCAGGAGATATCCAACTACGACAACGCGAACCGCGTGACGGTGGACGCCCAGGTGAACGCCCGCACGTCCATCTGCGTGGGGCCGCGCCTGCAGAACCTCGGCAAGGAGGCCGACATCCGGGTGCACCTGCGGCCGGGAACCGACGACGCCTTCGGCATGGCGCTGCTCAACGTCATCGTGAACGAGATGGAGAGCTATGACCAGCTGTTCGTGAAGAAGTGGACGAACGGCCCCTTCCTGTACGTGCAGGAGCTGGAGCCGAGCGGCTTCTCGTGGACGGCCCATCTGGACAACCAGGGCTATCCGCTGAACATCCGCACGCGCCTGCTGAAGGAGTCGGACGTGCGCGAGGGCGGCAGCCCCAAGCGCTTCATGGTGTGGGACAAGAAGAACGAGCGGTTGACCTGGTTCGATTCCGAGACGGCGCTGTGGGAGGGCGAGACCTCCTACGCCAAGCCCACCGAGATCGTGAAGCACGGCGAGGGCTACCTGGTGGAGGACAACGGCTTCGCCATCGACATCGACCCCGCGATCGACGGCACGTACGAGGTGCAGCTCAAAGACGGCCGCACGGTTTCCGCGACGCCGACGTTCGAGCTGTTCAGCCAGCGCATCGCCGAATGGGACGTCGAGAAGACGGCCGAGCACTGCTGGGTCGAGCCCGACGTCATCCGCGCGGTGGCGGAGGAGTACGGCTGCAAGCTCATGCAGGGCGGCATCCAGTACCAGCTGGCGCTCGAGCACGCGGGCAACGCGGTGCAGGCCACGCGTATCCCGCTCATCTTGTCGGCGCTCATGGGCAACCTCGACACGCCGGGCGGCAACCGCGGCGGCGAGACGGTGCACTACCTGTACAACATCTTCATCAACTACGCGACGCCCTTCGGCGCGCCCATGCAGGCGCCCGAGCTGCGCGCCCGCGTGGCGGGCGGCGACAAGTTCCCGCTCATCCCGTTCTTCCAGACCATCGGCGGCGCGGCGTTCCACCACGACCAGACGAGCGCCACCGACATGGTCCTCACGGGCAAGCCGTACCCCATCCGCGGCATGATCTCGTCCACCGGGACGCACCACCATTCGGGCAACGCGACCAAGAACTGGGAGGCGTTCAAGTCTCTCGACTTCTACTGGGCGGCCGAGCTGTGGTTCGCGCCCACGGTGGAGCTGGCCGACATCCTCGTGCCGGCGGCGCACTTCCTGGAAATCGACAACCTGCGCATCTCGCAGGGCGCGGAAAGCGGGTTCGGCGCCCAGGTGGCCGCGGTGAAGCCGCTCGCCGAGGCCCGGTGGGACACGCCGCAGATCATCCAGATCCTCAAGAAGATGGGCATCCCCTGGTGGCCGGCCTCGGCCGAGACAGCGCCGCCGTTCTGGCCGAAGGAGTGGCTGTCCACCCAGTGGCCCGACGAGAAGCAGGTGAACGAGCTGGCCATCCTGCATTCCACGCACGGCATGCAGATACCCGGGCCTGAGGGCGACAAGCTCGAGTTCAAGGACTGGGACGACTTCATGCGGCAGTACCAGGAGCATGGGCAGTGGGATCTGCGCAAGGTGAGCCCCATCGGCTACTTCCGCCGCCATCTGCTGGGATACATGCGCAAGGACGGCCTGCCGGGCTTCGAGACGCCCACGACGCGCTTCGAGCTGTTCTCCACCATCCTGGAGTCGTACCATCCCGGCGAGGAGCTGCCGGTGGTGCGCGAGCCGCTTGAGAGCCCGTACTCCACGCCCGACGTACATACGGAGTACCCGATCATCCTCACCACCGGGCGGCGCATTCCCGTGTTCTTCCACAGCGAGGGGCGTCAGCAGCCCTACTGCCGCGAGCAGGCGGTGGTGCCGACGTTCCAGATCAACCCGGAGACGGCGGCCGAGCTGGGCATCGAGCAGGGCGATTGGTGCTGGATCGAGTCGCGCCGCGGCAAGGTGCGCCAGGTGGCCGATCTGTTCTACGGCATCGCGCCCGGCGTGGCGGAGGCCGACCACGGCTGGTGGTTCCCCGAGCTGCCCGCGCCGAGCCACGGCTGGGAGCTGTCGAACATCAACGCGCTCGTGGACGACCAGGCGCAAGACCCCATCAGCGGCGCGACGACGCTGCGCGCCTATCTGGTGAAGATATACAAGGCCACGCCCGAGAACTGCCTGGGCGGCGTGGTGGTGCCGTGCGCGGTGGAGGACGGGACGCCGATCATCGCCGAGCCCGACGATCCGCGCCTGAAGAAGTGGATGCCCGTGAAGGCCGAGGAGGAGGTGTAG
- a CDS encoding FAD-binding protein produces the protein MSKGMEGGVSRRSFLKGAGVAAAAVAGSAALAGCASGGTSGAANTDWMPASWDYECDLLVIGYGGAGMWASLIGADECGQQVIVLEKAPERGGGNSSINNGEWTIVEEKEKDRFKKYIKAFTHGKTPEPMIDAWVEECARNTEYADKYGMTYEVSEVALAGAIPEYHFLDDNAYEGSCKLSSVDGFGMLSFHELDSKREELGVQVIFDCHDERLIQNPETKEIVGAYTMIGSEEKTVKARKGVILTLGGFEFNEDLKNEYLKCYPFKFEGWQYNTGDGIKMVEDVGAKLWHMDMAISMYSMWTRDPENDFSILYFMPGFSYFNVNRLGKRYVNENNMGSPHNGWHTLLHFDDAIDDFDRIPSWCIFDQSCFSAGKLSTSQGDFFECGNFASDLPDSVRAWDGWSQDNMPELEKGWILKGDTIEDLAKQIKDFDHWMDPASLKATFEEYQKFCEQGRDERFDRAAETMIPLDQGPYYAISIYPGSCSTLGGPMKNEHGQVLDPQRNPIPRLYAAGCFGNFQSHSYGITGGNNAENQVWGRISARHASGLEAWDAAQK, from the coding sequence ATGAGCAAAGGCATGGAAGGCGGAGTCTCCCGCCGTTCGTTCCTGAAGGGCGCGGGCGTCGCCGCGGCCGCCGTGGCGGGCTCCGCCGCGCTGGCCGGCTGCGCATCGGGCGGCACCTCGGGCGCGGCCAACACCGACTGGATGCCGGCGAGCTGGGACTACGAGTGCGACCTGCTCGTCATCGGCTACGGCGGCGCGGGCATGTGGGCGTCGCTCATCGGCGCCGACGAGTGCGGCCAGCAGGTCATCGTGCTGGAGAAGGCCCCCGAGCGCGGCGGCGGGAACAGCTCCATCAACAACGGCGAGTGGACCATCGTCGAAGAGAAGGAGAAGGACCGCTTCAAGAAGTACATCAAGGCCTTCACGCACGGAAAGACCCCCGAGCCCATGATCGACGCGTGGGTGGAGGAGTGCGCCCGCAACACCGAGTACGCCGACAAGTACGGCATGACCTACGAGGTGTCCGAGGTGGCCCTGGCCGGCGCCATCCCCGAGTACCACTTCCTCGACGACAACGCCTACGAGGGCTCCTGCAAGCTGTCCTCGGTGGACGGCTTCGGCATGCTGTCGTTCCACGAGCTGGACTCCAAGCGCGAGGAGCTGGGCGTGCAGGTCATCTTCGACTGCCATGACGAGCGCCTCATCCAGAACCCCGAGACCAAGGAGATCGTCGGCGCGTACACGATGATCGGCTCCGAGGAGAAGACGGTCAAGGCGCGCAAGGGCGTCATCCTCACGCTCGGCGGCTTCGAGTTCAACGAGGACCTCAAGAACGAGTACCTCAAGTGCTACCCCTTCAAGTTCGAGGGCTGGCAGTACAACACCGGCGACGGCATCAAGATGGTCGAGGACGTGGGGGCGAAGCTGTGGCACATGGACATGGCCATCTCCATGTACTCCATGTGGACGCGCGACCCCGAGAACGACTTCTCCATCCTGTACTTCATGCCCGGCTTCAGCTACTTCAACGTGAACCGCCTGGGCAAGCGCTACGTGAACGAGAACAACATGGGCTCGCCGCACAACGGCTGGCACACGCTGCTGCACTTCGACGACGCCATCGACGACTTCGACCGCATTCCCAGCTGGTGCATCTTCGACCAGAGCTGCTTCAGCGCCGGCAAGCTGTCCACGAGCCAGGGCGACTTCTTCGAGTGCGGCAACTTCGCCTCCGACCTGCCCGATTCGGTGCGCGCGTGGGACGGCTGGAGCCAGGACAACATGCCCGAGCTCGAGAAGGGCTGGATCCTCAAGGGCGACACCATCGAGGACCTCGCCAAGCAGATCAAGGACTTCGACCACTGGATGGATCCCGCCTCGCTCAAGGCCACGTTCGAGGAGTACCAGAAGTTCTGCGAGCAGGGCCGCGACGAGCGCTTCGACCGCGCCGCCGAGACGATGATCCCGCTCGATCAGGGCCCGTACTACGCCATCTCCATCTACCCCGGCTCGTGCTCCACGCTGGGCGGCCCGATGAAGAACGAGCACGGCCAGGTGCTCGACCCGCAGCGCAACCCCATCCCGCGCCTGTACGCGGCCGGCTGCTTCGGCAACTTCCAGAGCCACAGCTACGGCATCACCGGCGGCAACAACGCCGAGAACCAGGTGTGGGGCCGCATCAGCGCCCGCCACGCCTCGGGCCTCGAGGCTTGGGACGCCGCGCAGAAGTAG